From the genome of Uranotaenia lowii strain MFRU-FL chromosome 1, ASM2978415v1, whole genome shotgun sequence, one region includes:
- the LOC129740083 gene encoding uncharacterized protein LOC129740083 isoform X1, with amino-acid sequence MAYSRLPESFFHYRCERSEEVDGGFSMLDRNIPCNLPSSTLSNAGIGTNPLPEHVQNMFTSPSTIDLVQPAQTHGYTIYENPPMVSTPTGETLNPLALTKPEEIIKMLREITKRLNKLDQKTKNHSLQLDHIMNSLQGKRINPSIGGDFLFQAIANEKELEELEAKLEDEEFKSEFINWLLFNVDGDCAENRMLSALDMIFSLEFQACCTWTGSSRKGPKIAMMPNRRILSIFQRIGHTETETVTQQKLAVFFKKKLKNAFKRLSNTGQRRGSRHVRRHKKPTVVEQGTQNTNYESDSTDVSCEGYGNLDDQLNVSEPVSCDNSFLKQEQDITFFTTTNAD; translated from the exons ttccaCTATCGATGCGAAAGATCCGAAGAAGTTGATGGTGGTTTCAGCATGTTGGATCGAAACATTCCTTGCAACCTGCCCTCGTCGACATTGTCCAACGCTGGAATAGGAACAAATCCGTTACCAGAGCACGTACAAAATATGTTTACTTCACCGTCTACGATCGATTTAGTCCAGCCCGCACAAACCCATGGTTACACCATTTACGAAAATCCGCCAATGGTTTCCACTCCAACTGGTGAAACTTTAAATCCACTAGCACTGACCAAACCGGAAGAAATTATCAAGATGCTTCGTGAAATTACAAAGCGGTTGAACAAACTCGACCAAAAAACTAAGAACCATAGCTTACAACTTGACCACATAATGAATTCGTTGCAAGGTAAAAGGATAAATCCATCTATCGGcggagattttctttttcaagctaTTGCCAACGAGAAAGAACTCGAAGAATTGGAAGCAAAACTTGAAGACGAGgaattcaaatctgaattt attaaTTGGCTCCTTTTCAACGTCGACGGTGACTGTGCGGAAAACAGAATGCTCTCGGCGCTGGACATGATATTCTCGCTGGAATTCCAAGCATGTTGCACCTGGACAGGATCCAGTCGTAAAGGTCCGAAGATTGCTATGATGCCGAATCGTCGAATACTGTCCATTTTCCAAAGAATCGGACACACGGAAACGGAAACAGTTACCCAGCAAAAGTTGGCAgtgtttttcaaaaagaaactgAAGAATGCCTTCAAAAGGTTGTCGAATACCGGCCAGCGTCGTGGATCCCGTCATGTCAGAAGACATAAGAAACCTACCGTCGTGGAACAAGGGACGCAAAACACAAATTACGAATCAGATTCAACTGATGTTTCATGTGAAGGATATGGTAATTTGGATGACCAACTGAATGTTTCGGAACCTGTTAGCTGTGATAATTCCTTTTTAAAACAAGAACAAGATATTACATTCTTCACAACCACTAATGCTGACTGA
- the LOC129740083 gene encoding uncharacterized protein LOC129740083 isoform X2 — protein MLDRNIPCNLPSSTLSNAGIGTNPLPEHVQNMFTSPSTIDLVQPAQTHGYTIYENPPMVSTPTGETLNPLALTKPEEIIKMLREITKRLNKLDQKTKNHSLQLDHIMNSLQGKRINPSIGGDFLFQAIANEKELEELEAKLEDEEFKSEFINWLLFNVDGDCAENRMLSALDMIFSLEFQACCTWTGSSRKGPKIAMMPNRRILSIFQRIGHTETETVTQQKLAVFFKKKLKNAFKRLSNTGQRRGSRHVRRHKKPTVVEQGTQNTNYESDSTDVSCEGYGNLDDQLNVSEPVSCDNSFLKQEQDITFFTTTNAD, from the exons ATGTTGGATCGAAACATTCCTTGCAACCTGCCCTCGTCGACATTGTCCAACGCTGGAATAGGAACAAATCCGTTACCAGAGCACGTACAAAATATGTTTACTTCACCGTCTACGATCGATTTAGTCCAGCCCGCACAAACCCATGGTTACACCATTTACGAAAATCCGCCAATGGTTTCCACTCCAACTGGTGAAACTTTAAATCCACTAGCACTGACCAAACCGGAAGAAATTATCAAGATGCTTCGTGAAATTACAAAGCGGTTGAACAAACTCGACCAAAAAACTAAGAACCATAGCTTACAACTTGACCACATAATGAATTCGTTGCAAGGTAAAAGGATAAATCCATCTATCGGcggagattttctttttcaagctaTTGCCAACGAGAAAGAACTCGAAGAATTGGAAGCAAAACTTGAAGACGAGgaattcaaatctgaattt attaaTTGGCTCCTTTTCAACGTCGACGGTGACTGTGCGGAAAACAGAATGCTCTCGGCGCTGGACATGATATTCTCGCTGGAATTCCAAGCATGTTGCACCTGGACAGGATCCAGTCGTAAAGGTCCGAAGATTGCTATGATGCCGAATCGTCGAATACTGTCCATTTTCCAAAGAATCGGACACACGGAAACGGAAACAGTTACCCAGCAAAAGTTGGCAgtgtttttcaaaaagaaactgAAGAATGCCTTCAAAAGGTTGTCGAATACCGGCCAGCGTCGTGGATCCCGTCATGTCAGAAGACATAAGAAACCTACCGTCGTGGAACAAGGGACGCAAAACACAAATTACGAATCAGATTCAACTGATGTTTCATGTGAAGGATATGGTAATTTGGATGACCAACTGAATGTTTCGGAACCTGTTAGCTGTGATAATTCCTTTTTAAAACAAGAACAAGATATTACATTCTTCACAACCACTAATGCTGACTGA